From a single Alloactinosynnema sp. L-07 genomic region:
- a CDS encoding CRISPR-associated helicase/endonuclease Cas3 — protein MSSDSWLSAWAKSGTDDSGTLTGWLPLFQHLDDAAAVAGLLVDQWVSRQVLARIGREFPGGVADARLLIVWSASVHDVGKISPSFSIQVATLADHMRRQGLAANPLLAGASDRSLVGHALVGHLAVRDWLADELGFDFSGVASQLGSIVASHHGVPPLPGDVSFAEDSSGLVGTGVWAQARVALLERAVQRVGGREVLAQLRDVSLSVPAQTLITAIVIVADWIASNPEFFPLWPLSSLDGPLVKPDEEVTVERAKAGWAAVSLPGRWAAGAVDGDVEALFQARFDRPGGVVRSVQVAAVEAAREMRGPGMVVIEAPMGSGKTEAALMAAEVLAAASGAEGCFVALPTQATTDAMFSRVRRWLERLPGCVNDERVSVSLAHGKARLNEEFDGLVRKGRFTSVGDGDECGVVAHQWLSGRKKAGLASFVVGTIDQVLFAGLKSRHVMLRHLALAGKVVIIDEVHAYDVYMSRYLCRVLHWLGAYGVPVVLLSATLPDVRREELVRAYDSGRGDGVATATVSGYPVVTATGVSPRVLELPDESAVVAMDRLSDDLDALVAYLDGHLGDGGCAVVVRNTVARVQETADRLASVFGADAVTINHARFLAHDRSLRDQDLLARFGPVESGAVRPMRHIVVASQVVEQSLDVDFDLMITDLAPMDLLLQRMGRLHRHDRVRPEGVSSPRCAVVGVQDWAAAPVSPVDGSVKVYEEFPLLRAAALLVDRDSIRLPHDIAELVQRAYGDDTVGPPDWLERLEVARSAAVASARARVEAAKVFLLDEASEAETLVGWLRAGVGDAEDDPRGVAQVRDGQDSLEVLVVERDPDDGLLVPSWVKGGGTQIPLDEMVSWGQAKAIAACSLRLPLALSHGGVIDEVIRELELRHRYSSFDRNPLLKGQLVLALDSDRTTELCGYALTYDLHKGLVHERSGRAA, from the coding sequence GTGAGCAGTGACTCGTGGTTGTCGGCGTGGGCGAAGTCTGGAACGGACGACTCGGGCACGCTGACGGGCTGGTTGCCGCTGTTTCAACATCTCGACGACGCAGCCGCTGTGGCGGGCCTGCTGGTGGATCAGTGGGTTTCGCGGCAGGTCCTGGCACGCATAGGACGCGAGTTTCCCGGCGGGGTGGCCGACGCTCGTTTGTTGATCGTGTGGTCAGCGTCGGTCCACGATGTTGGCAAGATTTCCCCGTCGTTCTCGATCCAGGTCGCGACGCTGGCCGATCACATGCGGCGCCAGGGTTTAGCAGCGAATCCGCTGCTGGCGGGCGCGTCGGACCGATCGCTGGTGGGACATGCGCTGGTTGGGCACTTGGCGGTGCGAGATTGGCTGGCGGACGAGTTGGGGTTCGATTTCTCTGGTGTGGCGTCGCAGTTGGGGTCGATTGTGGCCAGCCATCATGGGGTTCCGCCGTTGCCCGGCGATGTCTCGTTCGCGGAGGACAGCTCCGGCTTGGTGGGCACCGGAGTTTGGGCGCAGGCAAGGGTCGCGTTGTTGGAACGAGCGGTGCAGCGGGTGGGCGGGCGTGAAGTGTTGGCCCAGCTTCGGGATGTGTCGTTGAGTGTGCCTGCGCAGACGTTGATCACCGCGATCGTGATCGTGGCCGACTGGATCGCCTCGAATCCAGAGTTCTTCCCGTTGTGGCCGTTGTCAAGTCTCGACGGCCCGCTAGTCAAGCCGGACGAGGAGGTGACCGTCGAGCGGGCGAAGGCGGGGTGGGCCGCAGTTTCCCTGCCCGGCCGTTGGGCCGCTGGCGCGGTTGACGGTGACGTGGAGGCGTTGTTTCAGGCGAGGTTTGACCGTCCGGGTGGGGTGGTGCGGTCGGTGCAGGTTGCGGCGGTGGAGGCGGCGCGGGAGATGCGTGGGCCGGGGATGGTGGTGATCGAGGCGCCGATGGGGTCGGGGAAGACCGAGGCGGCGTTGATGGCCGCGGAGGTGTTGGCTGCCGCGTCGGGCGCGGAGGGTTGTTTCGTGGCGTTGCCGACGCAAGCGACGACGGACGCGATGTTCTCCCGTGTGCGTCGGTGGCTGGAACGGCTTCCTGGGTGTGTGAACGACGAGCGGGTGTCGGTGAGCCTGGCGCACGGGAAGGCGCGGTTGAACGAGGAGTTCGACGGTCTTGTCCGAAAGGGACGGTTCACGTCGGTGGGCGACGGTGACGAGTGTGGGGTCGTGGCGCATCAGTGGCTCAGCGGGCGGAAAAAGGCCGGATTGGCCTCGTTCGTGGTGGGCACGATCGACCAGGTGCTGTTCGCGGGGTTGAAGTCGCGGCATGTGATGCTGCGGCACTTGGCGTTGGCGGGCAAGGTCGTGATCATCGACGAGGTGCACGCCTACGACGTGTATATGTCGCGGTACTTGTGTCGGGTGCTGCATTGGTTGGGCGCCTACGGGGTGCCGGTGGTGTTGTTGTCGGCGACACTGCCTGACGTGCGCCGTGAGGAGTTGGTGCGCGCCTACGACAGTGGCCGCGGGGACGGTGTAGCGACTGCGACGGTGTCGGGGTATCCAGTGGTGACCGCGACTGGTGTGTCGCCTCGAGTGCTGGAGTTGCCGGACGAATCAGCTGTGGTCGCGATGGATCGACTGTCGGATGATCTTGACGCCCTGGTCGCGTACCTGGATGGCCATCTCGGTGATGGTGGCTGCGCGGTGGTGGTGCGCAACACGGTGGCGCGGGTACAGGAGACCGCCGATCGGCTCGCCTCGGTGTTCGGCGCGGACGCGGTGACGATCAACCACGCCCGGTTCCTCGCCCATGACAGATCTCTACGGGATCAGGACTTGTTGGCGCGATTCGGGCCGGTGGAGTCGGGCGCGGTCAGGCCTATGCGGCATATCGTGGTGGCCTCGCAGGTGGTCGAGCAGTCGCTGGACGTCGACTTCGATCTGATGATCACCGATCTGGCGCCGATGGACCTGCTGCTGCAGCGCATGGGCAGGCTGCACCGCCACGACCGGGTCCGGCCGGAAGGGGTAAGTTCCCCGCGCTGCGCGGTGGTCGGGGTGCAGGACTGGGCCGCGGCCCCGGTATCCCCCGTTGACGGATCAGTAAAGGTGTATGAGGAGTTTCCGCTGCTGCGGGCGGCGGCCCTGCTGGTGGACCGCGACAGCATCCGGCTGCCGCACGACATCGCGGAACTCGTTCAGCGCGCCTACGGCGACGACACGGTCGGCCCGCCGGACTGGCTGGAGCGGCTCGAGGTTGCGAGGTCGGCCGCGGTGGCGTCGGCTCGCGCGCGGGTTGAGGCGGCCAAGGTGTTCCTGCTCGACGAGGCGTCCGAGGCGGAGACGTTGGTGGGTTGGCTGCGGGCGGGGGTCGGCGACGCCGAGGACGATCCTCGCGGCGTCGCGCAGGTGCGTGACGGCCAGGACTCGCTTGAGGTTCTCGTCGTCGAGCGGGACCCCGACGATGGGCTGCTCGTTCCATCGTGGGTGAAGGGTGGGGGCACGCAGATCCCGTTGGACGAGATGGTGTCGTGGGGCCAGGCCAAGGCGATCGCGGCGTGCTCGTTGCGGCTTCCGTTGGCGTTGAGCCACGGCGGCGTGATCGACGAGGTCATCCGCGAGCTCGAGCTGCGGCACCGGTACAGCAGTTTCGACCGTAATCCCCTGTTGAAGGGCCAGTTGGTGCTCGCACTCGACAGTGACAGGACCACCGAGTTGTGCGGCTACGCGCTCACCTATGACCTGCACAAGGGGTTGGTGCACGAGCGTTCGGGGCGTGCGGCGTGA
- the casA gene encoding type I-E CRISPR-associated protein Cse1/CasA, which yields MSEVDGGRPSFDLVSQPWLLAHRLDGSTCELSLLEVFTEAHRLRGLAGDVSTQVFAVTRLLLAILHRAVDGPRDRDAWRALWRAEELPVEAVRAYLDKYRDRFDLLHPVTPFFQVAGLRTAKGEVTEVARLVADVPNNHKFFSSRQGEVALGFGEAARWLVHCHAYDPSGIKSGAQDDERVKGGKGYPIGTGWCGYLGGVLPEGATLRETLLLNLLPHNQHPGYQPALDLPVWERAPDSGGEREAGQPIATGPIDLFTWQSRRLRLVVDGEAVTAVLICNGDRITPQNKHPVETHSGWRRSKPQETKLRIPTVYMPLEHRPERMIWRGLDAMLPTAPAQTTQRAEAAARLRPTVLEWISELTTNRVVPKDLMLRVRVFGMTYGPQSSTTTEIIDDALALRTVLLGSDATDLTGAVLSSVTAAESAARALGSLGADLAIAAGQAGLDKGTAARTRALESAYAVLDPLFREWIATLAAGTDPLDCQFGWQRTVRHHIARLGETMVAAAPPSAWTGHVDSGTKRLVTSVHADGWFRRGLREALPYAHPTIEQDEDVSAATTSAHDHR from the coding sequence GTGAGCGAGGTCGACGGCGGGCGTCCGTCGTTCGATTTGGTGTCTCAGCCGTGGCTGCTGGCCCACAGGCTCGACGGGTCGACGTGCGAGTTGTCGCTGCTGGAGGTGTTCACCGAGGCGCACCGGCTGCGCGGGTTGGCCGGGGATGTCTCCACCCAGGTGTTCGCGGTGACCCGGCTGCTGCTGGCGATCCTGCACCGCGCCGTCGACGGCCCGCGCGACCGCGACGCGTGGCGCGCGCTGTGGCGAGCCGAGGAGCTGCCGGTCGAGGCGGTCCGGGCTTACTTGGACAAGTATCGCGACCGGTTCGACCTGCTGCACCCGGTGACGCCGTTCTTCCAGGTCGCCGGGCTGCGCACGGCCAAGGGCGAGGTGACCGAGGTGGCCAGGCTCGTCGCCGATGTGCCGAACAACCACAAGTTCTTCAGCAGCCGCCAAGGCGAGGTGGCGCTCGGGTTCGGCGAGGCCGCGCGGTGGCTGGTGCACTGCCACGCCTACGACCCGTCGGGGATCAAGTCAGGTGCCCAGGACGATGAACGGGTCAAGGGCGGCAAGGGATACCCCATCGGCACCGGATGGTGCGGCTACCTCGGCGGCGTGCTCCCTGAGGGTGCGACGCTGCGGGAGACGCTGCTACTCAACCTGCTCCCCCACAACCAGCACCCCGGCTACCAACCGGCCCTCGACCTGCCGGTGTGGGAACGCGCACCGGACAGCGGCGGCGAGCGTGAGGCCGGGCAGCCGATCGCGACCGGACCGATCGATCTGTTCACCTGGCAGTCCCGCCGGCTGCGCCTGGTCGTCGACGGGGAGGCGGTCACCGCGGTGCTGATCTGCAATGGCGACCGGATCACGCCGCAGAACAAGCACCCGGTCGAGACCCACAGCGGCTGGCGGCGCAGCAAGCCTCAGGAGACCAAGCTGCGGATCCCGACGGTGTACATGCCGCTGGAGCACCGGCCGGAACGCATGATCTGGCGCGGGCTGGACGCGATGCTGCCGACCGCGCCCGCCCAAACCACGCAACGCGCTGAGGCTGCGGCCAGGTTGCGGCCGACGGTGCTGGAGTGGATCAGCGAGCTGACTACAAACCGGGTTGTGCCCAAGGACCTGATGCTGCGTGTCCGGGTGTTCGGCATGACCTACGGCCCGCAGAGTTCCACCACGACCGAGATCATCGACGACGCGTTGGCACTGCGCACCGTGCTGCTCGGCTCCGACGCGACCGACCTGACCGGCGCCGTGCTGTCGTCGGTCACCGCCGCTGAGAGCGCCGCCCGTGCGTTGGGATCGCTCGGGGCGGACCTGGCCATCGCCGCCGGACAAGCGGGCCTGGACAAAGGCACCGCGGCCCGCACCCGCGCCCTCGAATCCGCCTACGCGGTGCTCGATCCGCTGTTCCGCGAGTGGATCGCCACCCTGGCCGCGGGCACCGATCCTCTCGACTGCCAGTTCGGCTGGCAGCGGACGGTCCGCCACCACATCGCCCGGCTCGGCGAGACGATGGTCGCCGCGGCGCCGCCCAGTGCGTGGACCGGCCACGTCGACAGCGGCACGAAACGGCTTGTCACCTCGGTGCACGCCGACGGCTGGTTCCGGCGCGGCTTACGCGAGGCGCTGCCCTACGCCCACCCGACGATCGAACAGGATGAGGATGTCTCCGCCGCGACCACCAGTGCACACGATCATCGATGA
- the casB gene encoding type I-E CRISPR-associated protein Cse2/CasB produces the protein MRMSPPRPPVHTIIDERVRVLQEGYLSNRSAAVGALARLRRGLGKPAGSVLDILDHTHHPEFVLDPQSDEATPQERAAHLAMTLYALHQQAQTQRMHKAGRRFGQAVRALVAGDLTPQDPVARRFAMIGTADSLDELTHHLRGMIQLLRTKQIPLDYGRLATDLLFWQFPSSAAGVRLRWGRDFHFSKTTNTD, from the coding sequence ATGAGGATGTCTCCGCCGCGACCACCAGTGCACACGATCATCGATGAGCGCGTCCGCGTCTTGCAGGAGGGCTACCTGAGCAACCGGTCGGCCGCCGTGGGCGCGTTGGCCCGGCTGCGCCGCGGGCTGGGTAAGCCTGCGGGGAGTGTGTTGGACATTCTCGACCACACTCACCACCCCGAGTTCGTGCTCGATCCGCAGTCCGACGAGGCCACCCCGCAGGAGCGGGCCGCGCACCTGGCGATGACGCTCTATGCCCTGCATCAGCAGGCCCAGACACAGCGCATGCACAAGGCAGGCCGCCGGTTCGGGCAGGCCGTGCGGGCGCTGGTCGCCGGGGACCTCACACCGCAGGACCCGGTGGCGCGCCGGTTCGCGATGATCGGCACGGCCGACAGCCTCGACGAACTCACCCACCACCTGCGCGGAATGATCCAACTGCTGCGCACCAAGCAGATCCCCCTCGACTACGGCCGTCTGGCCACGGACCTGCTGTTCTGGCAGTTCCCCTCCAGCGCCGCGGGTGTGCGGCTGCGCTGGGGCCGCGACTTCCACTTCAGCAAGACCACCAACACCGACTGA
- the cas7e gene encoding type I-E CRISPR-associated protein Cas7/Cse4/CasC: MARTILDLHVIQTVPPSNLNRDDTGSPKSAVYGGVRRARVSSQAWKRATRDAFADLLDHSELGVRTKRVIELISQEITRQDPALKDRSTELATAVFTAAGFETKEARKKKGEEPAGPAEAKYLFFLSHRQVENLAALAVEAANAADGGPIKLDKKDVKARANRDQSIDVSLFGRMIADATELNVEAACQVAHALSVHAVANEYDYYTAVDDHKKADIEEDSGAGMLGTIEFNSSTLYRYATVDVDALHDNLGDAEATRRAVEAFTRAFVTSMPTGKQNTFANRTLPDAVLLVVRETQPINLVGAFEDPVRDGEKGGRIPAAIARLAAHAAELHEAFDETPVTAWAIGGGERVDLLGDLATRHSLTAAVTALGATVTERLAAGA; the protein is encoded by the coding sequence GTGGCCCGCACCATCCTCGACCTGCACGTGATCCAGACCGTTCCGCCGAGCAACCTCAACCGCGACGACACCGGCAGCCCCAAGTCCGCCGTCTACGGCGGCGTCCGCCGCGCCCGGGTGTCCAGCCAGGCGTGGAAACGCGCCACCCGCGACGCCTTCGCCGACCTGCTCGACCACTCCGAACTCGGTGTGCGCACCAAACGGGTCATCGAGCTGATCTCCCAAGAGATCACCCGCCAGGACCCCGCGCTCAAAGACCGCTCGACGGAGTTGGCCACGGCGGTGTTCACCGCCGCCGGGTTCGAGACCAAGGAAGCCCGCAAGAAGAAGGGCGAGGAACCGGCCGGGCCCGCCGAGGCGAAGTACCTGTTCTTCCTCAGCCACCGCCAAGTCGAGAACCTCGCCGCCCTCGCCGTCGAGGCCGCCAACGCCGCGGACGGGGGGCCGATCAAGCTCGACAAGAAGGACGTCAAGGCCCGCGCGAACCGGGACCAGTCAATCGACGTGTCGCTGTTCGGGCGGATGATCGCCGACGCCACCGAACTCAACGTCGAGGCCGCCTGCCAGGTCGCCCACGCGCTGAGCGTGCACGCCGTGGCCAACGAATACGACTATTACACCGCCGTCGACGACCACAAGAAAGCCGACATCGAGGAGGACTCCGGCGCCGGGATGCTCGGCACCATCGAGTTCAACTCCTCCACCCTCTACCGCTACGCCACCGTCGACGTCGACGCCCTGCACGACAACCTCGGTGACGCCGAGGCCACCCGCCGCGCCGTCGAGGCGTTCACCCGGGCGTTCGTCACCAGCATGCCCACCGGCAAGCAGAACACCTTCGCCAACCGCACCCTGCCCGACGCCGTGCTCCTGGTCGTGCGCGAGACCCAGCCGATCAACCTCGTCGGCGCGTTCGAGGACCCCGTGCGCGACGGCGAGAAAGGCGGACGCATCCCGGCCGCGATCGCCCGGCTCGCCGCCCACGCCGCCGAACTGCACGAGGCGTTCGACGAGACCCCGGTGACCGCGTGGGCTATCGGCGGCGGGGAACGGGTCGACCTGCTCGGTGACCTCGCCACCCGCCACAGCCTCACCGCCGCGGTCACCGCCCTCGGGGCCACCGTCACCGAGCGGCTGGCGGCAGGCGCGTGA